The Tropicibacter oceani DNA segment CGCGAGGCGCTTGGCGTCGGTCAGCCGCCCCTGGTGCAATACTGGAAATGGCTGGTGCAGGTGTTCTGGATCGAACCGCAGGTGCTGTTCGACTATGCCTTTGGCACCGACTTTTCCGAAGGCAAGCAGCGCGTGATTTCCTGGCAGACCCGCAGCCCGGTCATGGATATCGTCGTGCAGCGCATCCCGCAGACCCTGTGGGTCGTGGGCGTCGCCTATATCGTCGCCATCCTGATCGCCATTCCGGTCGGCATCTATTCGGCCTATCGCCAGTATTCGGTCTTTGATCAGGCTGGCACCTTTGTCACCATGATCGGCTTTTCGATCCCGCCGTTCTTTACCGGCCCGCTGCTGATCGTGATCTTTTCGGTGCAACTCGGCTGGCTGCCCTCGATCTATGACACCACCCACGTCGTGCGCGACTGGGCATCGTTCAAGGTGCAGCTTATGCAGATGGTCATGCCCGTCATGGTGCTGGCCCTGCAGATCACCGCGCAGCTGTCGCGCTACATGCGCGCCACCATGCTTGACAACCTCAACCAGGATTACGTGCGCACCGCCCGCGCCAAGGGCCTGAGCGAGGCGGTTGTCGTCATGGTCCACGTGCTGCGCAACTCGATGATCCCGGTGGTCACGGTCATCGCCCTTGGCATTCCGTCGATCTTTGGCGGCGCCATCATCACCGAGAACGTGTTCAAGGTGAACGGCATCGGCCAGCTGCTGCTGACCTGGCTGTTCGCCAACGACCTGCCCGGCGTCATGACGCTGACCTTCATCTTTGCGGTGCTCATCGTGATGTTCAACCTGATTGCCGATATCCTCTATGGCATCCTTGACCCGAGGATCCGCTATGACTGAGCCCATGCCCGCCACCCCCAACCCGATCGAAGCGCTCAAGGACAAGGGCCCGATGGCCCCGCCCAGATCGCGCAAAAAGGACGTCTGGGACCAGTTCCGCAAGCACAAGGGCGCGATGTTCGGCCTTGGGTTCCTGATCTTCATCACGCTGGTGGTGCTGATCGGCCCCTATATCTGGACGGTCGATCCGCAGAAACTGGACATCCGGTCCAAGGACATGCGCCCGATCTACACCGCGCTGTGGGACAGCGACGCCAAGACCGGCTGGAACAAGCCGCTTGGCTCGGACCAGCTTGGCCGCGACAACCTGGCCCAGATCATTGCCGGTGGGCGTGCCTCGCTGGCGGTGGGCTGGGCGGCGATGATCCTCAGCCTTGTCATCGGCACGGCGATCGGCGTTCTGGCCGGGTTCTTCCGCAGGATCGACGGGCTCTTGATGCGCACCACCGATCTGTTCCTTGCCCTGCCGATCCTGCCGCTGCTGCTGCTGGCTGTGACGCTGTTCCGGCAACCGCTGCGTACCCTGGCCGGACCAGAGGGCGGCATGTTCATCCTGATCGTCACGATCATCGCCATCACATCGTGGATGCCCACGGCGCGCATCGTGCGCGGCGACGTGCTGGCGATCAAGGAACGCGAATTCGTCCTGGCCGCACGGTCCATCGGCACCACGAACGGCAAGATCATCCGCAAACACCTGCTGCCCAACGTGCTGTCGCCGATCATGGTCTCGGCGGCGCTGGGTCTGGCCACCGCCATCATCACCGAAAGCGCGCTGAGCTTCCTTGGCGTCGGCTTCCCCTCGGACTTCCCGACCTGGGGCAAGATGCTGGCCGATGCGGTGGTGCGGATGGAGCAATTCCCCGAACGCGTGCTGCTGCCCGGATTCGCCATCTCGCTGACCGTCCTGTCGGTCAACTACATCGGCGACGGGCTGCGCGACGCGCTCGATCCGCGCATTCGCGGGCGCTAAGCGAAATAAGGACAGCGATGTTCCAGCCTCACGGGGCGGCAGAACCTCTGCCGCCCTTTTCTGCATCCATGGAACATTGATCCGGGCGCAGACAGGAAATCAGAACACTGTTCCAGCTACCCCCTGCACACCTATATCACAAGCGCTTGCCAGCCCAGCAAAAAGCCCTTCATAGGAACATTGTTCCAAACCCGGAGGCAGTTCCATGTTCGAATCTTTTGGCTTCGAAACCCTTACAGCGCCGCAAGCGGTCGTCTATTTCGCCCTCGCCCTTGGCGCCCTGTTCGGCGTCTTCGCCGAGCAGACCAGGTTCTGCTTTCGCCGCGCCCTGATCGGGACGGACCGCCGCGCCGCCATGGGCGTCTGGCTGACGGCCCTGGCCTTTGCTCTTGTCGGCACTCAGGCGGCTGTCGCGATGGAGTGGATCTCGTTCGGGGATCACCGCTTCATGGCGGCTGACCTGCCCCTGCTGGCCATCCTCGCCGGAGGCCTGCTGTTCGGCGCCGGCATGGTGCTGACCCGTGGTTGCGCCTCGCGGCTGACGGTGCTGGCCGGCAGCGGCAACCTGCGCGCCTTTACCGTTCTGGCGGTCTTTGCCGTCGTCGCCCATGCCACGCTCAAGGGCGTTCTGGCCCCGGTGCGCACGACGCTCTCTGCTCCGACGCTGGCGCTGGATTCGGCCGCCCTGCCCGGCAACCCGCTGATCTGGACGGCCCTGCTGGGCACCGCCGCGCTGGCCTTTGCCTTTCGGTCGGGCAACCGCCCCGTCACGCTGATCCTGGCGGCGGCCCTTGGCCTGCTGGTCCCGCTTGGCTGGGTCGGCACCGGCTTTGTGCTTTTCGATGACTTCGACCCGATCGTCATGGAAAGCCTCAGCTTCACCTCGACCTGGAGCGAGACGCTGTTCTACACCGTCGCCGCAACCTCGATCCCCGCAGGCTTTGGCGCCGGGCTGATCGGCGGCGTGCTGCTGGGCGCCCTCGCCTCGTCGCTGGCCGCGCGCCGTTTCGAATGGCAAAGCTTCTCCACCCCGGCACAAACCGGCCGCTACCTGGCAGGCGCAGTGCTGATGGGCATCGGCGGCGTGCTGGCTGGCGGCTGCACCGTGGGCGCGGGTCTGTCGGGCATCCCGACGCTCAGCATCGCGGCACTGTTGACCCTTGCGTCCATCGCTGCGGGCGCACTGGCAACCAACGCCGCCCTGTCGCGCAAGGCCCAAGGCACCCTGACCGCCGTTCCGGCAGAATAACCCGGCCCTTCTTCTTGGCCAAAATACTCCGGGGGAGTCGCCGCAGGCGACGGGGGCAGCGCCCCCATCCCCGGCCCGTCACAAGCCTCTACAGATCCGGCCCATGCGTCTCCATCGACAGGCGGATGCGCCGGATCATCAGCCAGACCAGCAAGACCACCGGCACCACCGTCAGCGCCGTCATCATCCCCTTGGACAATCCAAGCGGTTCCGCCGCCGGGTACAAAAGATAGCTGACCAGCGAGACCGCGTAATAGCTGATCGCCACCACCGACAATCCCTCGACCGTCTTTTGCAGATGCAGCTGCGCCTCGGCGCGCTTGTCCATGCTTTCCAGCAATTGCTGGTTCTGGGCAGATCGCTGCACCTCGACCCGGGTGCGCAGCAGATCCCCCGCCCGCATCGCCCGGTCCGCCATGGCCCCCAGCCGCCCTTCGGTGCTTTTGACTGTCCGCATGGCGGGCTGATAGCGCCGGGTCATGAACTCGGCAAAGGTCTGGCGGCCCTCGAAGCGCGTTTCGCGCAGGACCTCGATCCGCTTGTTGACCAGCGCCTCATAGGCAAAGGTCGCGCCCAGCCGGAATGACGACTGCGCCGACAGGCTTTCAAGTTCCGCCGACACCGACAACAGCGCGGCCAGGGTTTCCTCTTCGGGGGCGGATTTGCGGGTCATCGCCTCCATCAGGCGGGTCAGTTCCTCGTCGATCTCGCCCATGCGCGGGCCGATCTGCCGCACCCGGACAAAGCCCAGCATCGACATGGTCTTGTAGGTCTCGATCTCGCACAGGCGCTGGACGATCCGGCCGATGCGCCGATCCCCCACCCCTTCGCTGGTGAACACGGCAAAACGCTGATGCCCCGCCGGATCAATGCGGAAATCCCCGGCAACAATGGCATCATCGTCCAGCACCCGCGCCACTGCCACGCTTTCGGCAACCAGCCAATCCTCAAGCGCCTCGGCGATCTTGTCGTCGGGGGGGCGCTGCTCGACCCGGATCATCGCCGAGGTCACCCGCACCCCCGGCGCGGCCTCGAGCCAATCCTCGGGGAACACCTCGAAATCCGCCGGATCAAAGGGGCGCTTGCCCAGACCGGACAGGAACACCGTGTAGGTCACGAATTCCGTGTGCTGTTCCCATTTCAAGGTGTGCCGCCCGATCCGGGTGGAAAAATGCGTCGCCCCGGGTTGCGGGTGCTGCGTGCCGTGCCGGTCCAGCAAGGCGATCAGATGCGCCAGATCCTCGTCCCGGTCGCGGGTGGCCGCGTTCATCGGCTGCTTGATCGCCAGATAGACCGCGCGGCACGGCGCCGTCAGCGACGGGAAAGGCCGGGCGTGCAGTTCATTGGCAAGCTGGTAGCGCAGCGGGTGGTCTTGAATCGGCGGCATGAAGCGGGCTCCGGTTACTTGCGCGGAATGTGGCCCGCCGCGCCGGCGATGTAAATCAAAAAAGCGTTCGGTTTCAATGCCTTAGCGGAATGCAACGGTATACAATGGCCGCAGATCCACCTTTGGGCCTTAGCCTGCCGGGCTGTAACGGCTTGTCATGGCATAGTTTTTTCGCGGGCCTTTGACCTGCCAGGTACAGGACCACCGGGGCCAGTCCGCAAACATATATGTCACATCATATTGGTCGGGATCGCACCAATGCGCGGCCGCCCCGCCCGCAGCCGGGACCTGGTGGAAAAACCGCCCATCGTCAAAGCAGATGCTCAGGTCAGGTGCCCAGAGATAGCGGCGCTCAGCGGCAAAGCGTCCCTGCCCCGGAATGTCCAGCGTGCCGGTCTCGGTATAGACCGCGCCCGCGCCCTCACGTCGCCAATTCGCCTGCCCGGTGAACAAACCGACGCCGCCATCAGCGTGCCGAATGTCGCGCGCCAGGTCCCAGTTGCCAATGAAATCGTCCAGCGTCACCACGGCGCCCGTCCCGTCCTGCCTGCCCGGACCGCTAACATGGAACGCCCGCGCGGGCCAGCGCCGCCTTGTCACCTTGCCCTGACGCCAAGCGCGGCGTATGACGCGCGCAACATCGACGCCAAGAGGACGCTGCCCATGATCCCCCGCTATTCCCGCCCCGAGATGGTCGCCATCTGGTCGCCCGAGACCAAGTTCCGCATCTGGTACGAGATCGAGGCCCATGCCTGTGACGCCATGGCCAAGCTGGGCGTGATCCCGCAGGAAAACGCCGACGCGGTCTGGAAAGCCAAGGACGTGGAATTCGACGTCGCGCGCATCGACGAAATCGAAGCGGTGACCAAGCATGACGTCATCGCCTTTCTGACCCATCTGGCCGAACATGTGGGCAGCGACGAGGCGCGCTTTGTCCATCAGGGCATGACGTCGTCCGACGTTCTGGACACCTGTTTCAACGTGCAGCTGGTGCGCGCCTCGGACATCCTGATCAAGGATCTCGAAGGGCTGCTGGCGGCGCTGAAAAAGCGCGCTTACGAGCACAAGGACACGGTCCGCATCGGCCGCAGCCACGGCATCCACGCCGAGCCGACCACCATGGGCCTGACCTTTGCCCGGTTCTATGCCGAAATGGACCGCAACCTGTCGCGCATGCGCGATGCCCGCGCGGAAATCGCCACCGGCGCGATCAGCGGCGCGGTCGGCACCTTTGCCAACATCGACCCGGCGGTCGAGGAACACGTCTGCGACCAGCTTGGCCTTGTACCCGAACCGATCAGCACGCAGGTCATCCCGCGCGACCGTCACGCGGCCTTCTTTGCCACGCTGGGCGTCATCGCCAGCAGCATCGAGAACATTGCCATTGAAATCCGCCACATGCAGCGCACCGAGGTGCTCGAGGCGGCGGAATTCTTCTCGATGGGGCAAAAGGGCTCCTCTGCGATGCCGCACAAGAAGAACCCGGTGCTGACCGAGAACCTGACCGGCCTTGCGCGTCTGGTGCGCATGGCGGTGATCCCGGCGATGGAAAACGTGGCGCTTTGGCATGAACGCGACATCTCGCACAGCTCGGTCGAACGCAACATCGGCCCCGACACCACCATCACGCTGGATTTCGCCCTGTCGCGGCTGACCGGTGTCATCGACAAACTGCTGGTCTACCCGCAGAACATGCTGGACAACATGAACAAATTCCCCGGTCTGGTGATGTCGCAGCGCGTGCTGCTGGCGCTGACCCAAGCCGGCGTATCGCGCGAGGATGCCTATCGTCTGGTCCAGCGCAACGCCATGAAGGTCTGGGATCACCGCACCGATTTCCGCGAGGAACTGCTGGCCGATGACGAGGTCCGCGCCGCCCTGTCCGAGGAGGAGATCAACGAAAAATTCGACCTTGGCTATCACACCAAGCATGTCGACACGATCTTTGCCCGGGTTTTCGGCGAAGACTGACGGATTGCCACGACACAAGACAGCAAGGCGCGCCCGCCACGGGGCGCGCCTTTTTCTTTGGGGTGCCGTGAAACTGTGATTTTGACGATTCGTCAGACCGTGCTACCCTAAGCCTATCCAACAGGAGGACGCACACCAATGACGATCAAGACGCTTATCGCCGCCGCCGCGCTGGCTGTCGTGCCAGCCTTGGGCTTTGCCGCCTGCTCGGGGCATTCCGAACAGGCCATGACCTGCGCCGAAGGGTCGGCCTATGACGCCGATACCGGAACCTGCAAGGTGGTCACGGGCTGAAACCCGGACCGATACGATCCAACAGGGACGGCCCCGCAAGCGGCCGTCTTTTTTGTATTCGATGCAAATTCGCGGCACTGGCTTAACCGCTGGGAAACCTTGCTGGGGTAACGCTTTGGACATCGGCCGCGCGCCCCTGCCAGACGGAGCCCCCTATGACCAACATGACCGCCCTTGCCCTGCCCGGCCCCGCCGGGTCCCGCGGCCCCAAACGCCTGTCGCGCCGGGCCAAGGCGGCGATCATCGTGCAGTTCCTGCTGAACGAGGGGGCGGATGTGCCGCTGGCCTCGCTGCCCGACGAACATCAGGCCGAACTGACCATCCTGCTGGGCAACATGCGCTATATCGACCGCGAAACGCTGAACGCGGTGGTTCTGGAATTCTCGGACGAATTGGAACGGGTCGGGCTGTCCTTTCCCGGCGACATGGCCGGGGCGCTGACCGCGCTGGACGGCAAGATCAACCCACGCACCGCCCTGCGCCTGCGCAAGGAGGCGGGGGTACGCCAGACCGGCGATCCCTGGGAACGCATCAACAAGCTGGATGTGGAACGGCTGGAAAAGCTGGTCCTGTCCGAAAGCACCGAGGTCGCCGCCGTCATGATGTCCAAGATCGACGTCGCCAAGGCGGCACAGGTGCTGGCCAAGCTGCCCGGCGACAAGGCGCGGCGCATCAGCTATGCGGTGTCGATGACCACCGGGGTCACGCCTGACGCGGTGGACCGGATCGGCCTGTCGCTGGCCGCGCAGATCGACGCCGAACCGCCCAAGGCCTTTGCCGCC contains these protein-coding regions:
- a CDS encoding ABC transporter permease, giving the protein MLSYALRRLLLSIPTLLFISFVIFMLLQLAPGDPMAEVPLTVPDEVKQKMREALGVGQPPLVQYWKWLVQVFWIEPQVLFDYAFGTDFSEGKQRVISWQTRSPVMDIVVQRIPQTLWVVGVAYIVAILIAIPVGIYSAYRQYSVFDQAGTFVTMIGFSIPPFFTGPLLIVIFSVQLGWLPSIYDTTHVVRDWASFKVQLMQMVMPVMVLALQITAQLSRYMRATMLDNLNQDYVRTARAKGLSEAVVVMVHVLRNSMIPVVTVIALGIPSIFGGAIITENVFKVNGIGQLLLTWLFANDLPGVMTLTFIFAVLIVMFNLIADILYGILDPRIRYD
- a CDS encoding ABC transporter permease; the protein is MTEPMPATPNPIEALKDKGPMAPPRSRKKDVWDQFRKHKGAMFGLGFLIFITLVVLIGPYIWTVDPQKLDIRSKDMRPIYTALWDSDAKTGWNKPLGSDQLGRDNLAQIIAGGRASLAVGWAAMILSLVIGTAIGVLAGFFRRIDGLLMRTTDLFLALPILPLLLLAVTLFRQPLRTLAGPEGGMFILIVTIIAITSWMPTARIVRGDVLAIKEREFVLAARSIGTTNGKIIRKHLLPNVLSPIMVSAALGLATAIITESALSFLGVGFPSDFPTWGKMLADAVVRMEQFPERVLLPGFAISLTVLSVNYIGDGLRDALDPRIRGR
- a CDS encoding YeeE/YedE family protein encodes the protein MFESFGFETLTAPQAVVYFALALGALFGVFAEQTRFCFRRALIGTDRRAAMGVWLTALAFALVGTQAAVAMEWISFGDHRFMAADLPLLAILAGGLLFGAGMVLTRGCASRLTVLAGSGNLRAFTVLAVFAVVAHATLKGVLAPVRTTLSAPTLALDSAALPGNPLIWTALLGTAALAFAFRSGNRPVTLILAAALGLLVPLGWVGTGFVLFDDFDPIVMESLSFTSTWSETLFYTVAATSIPAGFGAGLIGGVLLGALASSLAARRFEWQSFSTPAQTGRYLAGAVLMGIGGVLAGGCTVGAGLSGIPTLSIAALLTLASIAAGALATNAALSRKAQGTLTAVPAE
- a CDS encoding DUF3422 family protein, giving the protein MPPIQDHPLRYQLANELHARPFPSLTAPCRAVYLAIKQPMNAATRDRDEDLAHLIALLDRHGTQHPQPGATHFSTRIGRHTLKWEQHTEFVTYTVFLSGLGKRPFDPADFEVFPEDWLEAAPGVRVTSAMIRVEQRPPDDKIAEALEDWLVAESVAVARVLDDDAIVAGDFRIDPAGHQRFAVFTSEGVGDRRIGRIVQRLCEIETYKTMSMLGFVRVRQIGPRMGEIDEELTRLMEAMTRKSAPEEETLAALLSVSAELESLSAQSSFRLGATFAYEALVNKRIEVLRETRFEGRQTFAEFMTRRYQPAMRTVKSTEGRLGAMADRAMRAGDLLRTRVEVQRSAQNQQLLESMDKRAEAQLHLQKTVEGLSVVAISYYAVSLVSYLLYPAAEPLGLSKGMMTALTVVPVVLLVWLMIRRIRLSMETHGPDL
- a CDS encoding DUF6314 family protein — encoded protein: MVTLDDFIGNWDLARDIRHADGGVGLFTGQANWRREGAGAVYTETGTLDIPGQGRFAAERRYLWAPDLSICFDDGRFFHQVPAAGGAAAHWCDPDQYDVTYMFADWPRWSCTWQVKGPRKNYAMTSRYSPAG
- the purB gene encoding adenylosuccinate lyase; this translates as MIPRYSRPEMVAIWSPETKFRIWYEIEAHACDAMAKLGVIPQENADAVWKAKDVEFDVARIDEIEAVTKHDVIAFLTHLAEHVGSDEARFVHQGMTSSDVLDTCFNVQLVRASDILIKDLEGLLAALKKRAYEHKDTVRIGRSHGIHAEPTTMGLTFARFYAEMDRNLSRMRDARAEIATGAISGAVGTFANIDPAVEEHVCDQLGLVPEPISTQVIPRDRHAAFFATLGVIASSIENIAIEIRHMQRTEVLEAAEFFSMGQKGSSAMPHKKNPVLTENLTGLARLVRMAVIPAMENVALWHERDISHSSVERNIGPDTTITLDFALSRLTGVIDKLLVYPQNMLDNMNKFPGLVMSQRVLLALTQAGVSREDAYRLVQRNAMKVWDHRTDFREELLADDEVRAALSEEEINEKFDLGYHTKHVDTIFARVFGED
- a CDS encoding chitin-binding domain-containing protein, encoding MTIKTLIAAAALAVVPALGFAACSGHSEQAMTCAEGSAYDADTGTCKVVTG
- a CDS encoding flagellar motor switch protein FliG; the protein is MTNMTALALPGPAGSRGPKRLSRRAKAAIIVQFLLNEGADVPLASLPDEHQAELTILLGNMRYIDRETLNAVVLEFSDELERVGLSFPGDMAGALTALDGKINPRTALRLRKEAGVRQTGDPWERINKLDVERLEKLVLSESTEVAAVMMSKIDVAKAAQVLAKLPGDKARRISYAVSMTTGVTPDAVDRIGLSLAAQIDAEPPKAFAAKPNERLGAILNYSNSAVRDELLESLEQEDAEFADAVRKSIFTFANIPERLNAIDVPKLTRDLEADVLATAIAAAQSEVERTTADFLLTNMSKRMAEGIREEAEAKGTVKPKIGEKAMGAVVAAIRNLVDVGEIELLNPDEEE